One window of Sphingobacteriales bacterium genomic DNA carries:
- a CDS encoding SLBB domain-containing protein — protein MKYLIYCFIIFQILQITQPVQAQVRTLNIYDKNRNKPDSYYNRYDLDRFIQQQDEEMRNRANAEDTSLINRIMVTPEELRKLGIPEETIEELMELTLAQDTLKMIKDEVKRSEFEKLNKNKKDSISIEDVIKLIEMQKRTLIEKALELPEPLVFGQEFFRRNLLDVVFYNELNERPPDHYPLGIGDEITISMWGSIDYNSKFIIDSLGNINPPLVGRVYLKGSTLSNAKEIIKNKFAKTYEFDPSKIEVSITFMQKISVNFVGELLHPGTYRFPSNTSVFNALVAINGPNQIGSLREIFIRRNGQTVKKLDIYEYLTNPDSRQDYFLQNNDYIVVPPMGAVVNVSGQVRRPYNYELSPGEGLQKVISYAGGLNADAYTKNVNIKRYQGNKEVLIDLDLDSLKLNNTDFPLINGDSIFVYRLPRGLRNYVEVVGAVKVPGKYEVIPGNKISDILLKTEGVLDEADLSRAYVIRLKEDQSKLILPFKLGEVLDDPKSPENFTLQDLDTIQVVSRKAFRQDFSVKIFGAVRQEGEYEYAEGLTLKDLLYLAGGMRAEASTDRIEVSRLISYTDRDTKQSAKDRIVVKRIKVNPDLTIDTVAASYPLRPYDHVFVRLSPDFEPPQIIKIYGEITYPGEYSLMSKEERLTSIIERSGGITPYAFSEGAKLFRLQDSIGYVLLDINKAIAKPNKSKFNYILADGDSIFVPQIKNIVSLQGAISHFDVDSVVLKISAPFEGKKKRAKYYINNYGGGFGRDAKKSRTYVQQPNGRIDKARSFLGIKRYPRVENGATLFVDITDRKRFEAERKERRKNRNWNDAFDSLSSKIATILTVLVLVRQAL, from the coding sequence ATGAAATACCTGATATATTGTTTTATCATTTTTCAGATATTACAAATTACACAACCCGTCCAAGCTCAAGTTCGCACGTTAAACATATATGATAAAAACAGAAACAAACCCGACTCCTATTATAACAGATATGATTTAGACCGATTCATTCAACAGCAAGATGAAGAAATGCGCAATCGTGCAAATGCAGAGGATACATCTCTGATTAACCGCATCATGGTGACACCTGAAGAACTGCGCAAACTTGGTATTCCGGAAGAAACCATTGAAGAGTTAATGGAATTGACCCTGGCACAGGATACTTTGAAAATGATTAAAGACGAGGTCAAACGAAGTGAATTCGAAAAACTAAACAAAAACAAAAAAGACAGTATCAGTATTGAAGATGTAATCAAACTGATAGAAATGCAAAAGCGTACACTCATTGAAAAAGCACTTGAACTTCCGGAACCCCTTGTTTTTGGTCAGGAATTTTTCAGACGAAACTTGCTCGATGTTGTTTTTTACAATGAGCTGAACGAGCGCCCCCCCGATCATTACCCGTTAGGAATTGGAGATGAAATAACCATTTCTATGTGGGGAAGCATAGACTACAACAGCAAATTTATCATTGACAGTTTAGGAAATATCAATCCGCCTTTGGTGGGCCGAGTTTATCTCAAAGGCTCGACCCTTTCTAATGCAAAAGAGATAATAAAAAACAAGTTTGCCAAAACGTATGAATTTGATCCCTCAAAAATTGAAGTAAGCATCACATTCATGCAAAAAATCAGTGTCAATTTTGTTGGAGAGCTCCTTCATCCCGGAACCTATCGCTTTCCTTCCAATACTTCTGTGTTTAACGCCTTAGTTGCAATAAACGGGCCTAATCAAATAGGATCACTTAGAGAGATATTTATCAGGCGCAATGGCCAAACAGTTAAAAAACTTGACATCTACGAATATCTCACAAACCCCGACAGCCGTCAGGATTACTTTCTTCAAAACAACGATTATATCGTAGTGCCACCTATGGGAGCAGTTGTCAATGTTTCAGGGCAAGTCAGACGGCCCTATAATTACGAACTTTCACCCGGAGAAGGTCTTCAGAAAGTAATTAGTTATGCCGGTGGATTAAATGCCGATGCTTACACTAAAAATGTCAATATCAAACGTTATCAGGGAAATAAAGAAGTGCTGATTGACTTAGACCTTGACAGCCTGAAATTAAATAATACAGATTTCCCTCTGATAAATGGAGATAGTATTTTTGTGTACAGACTGCCTCGCGGATTACGCAATTATGTTGAGGTGGTTGGCGCAGTTAAAGTTCCCGGTAAATACGAAGTAATTCCAGGGAACAAAATATCCGATATATTGCTGAAAACAGAAGGTGTATTAGACGAAGCCGATTTAAGCAGGGCCTATGTCATCCGCCTAAAGGAAGACCAATCCAAGTTAATCCTGCCTTTTAAACTCGGCGAAGTTTTAGATGACCCCAAATCTCCTGAAAATTTCACCCTTCAAGACCTTGATACCATACAAGTCGTCTCTCGTAAAGCTTTCAGGCAGGATTTTTCGGTAAAAATATTTGGAGCAGTCAGGCAGGAAGGTGAATACGAATATGCAGAAGGGCTTACATTAAAAGACCTGCTTTATCTGGCGGGCGGGATGCGGGCTGAAGCCTCAACCGACCGCATAGAAGTTTCCCGGCTCATTTCTTATACTGACAGAGATACCAAACAATCGGCCAAAGACCGGATTGTAGTAAAAAGAATAAAAGTGAACCCCGATTTGACGATTGATACGGTTGCAGCTTCTTATCCTCTGCGGCCGTATGACCATGTATTTGTCCGCTTATCTCCCGATTTTGAGCCTCCTCAGATTATTAAAATTTATGGAGAAATAACTTACCCCGGTGAATATAGTTTGATGAGCAAAGAAGAGCGTTTGACCAGTATCATCGAAAGAAGCGGCGGTATCACCCCTTATGCTTTTAGCGAAGGGGCTAAATTGTTCCGGCTTCAGGATAGTATTGGTTATGTACTGCTTGATATAAACAAAGCCATTGCCAAGCCCAATAAGTCAAAATTCAACTATATCCTTGCAGATGGCGATTCTATCTTTGTCCCTCAGATAAAAAACATTGTTTCTCTTCAGGGTGCAATCAGCCATTTTGATGTTGACAGTGTTGTACTCAAAATCAGCGCACCTTTTGAGGGGAAAAAGAAACGGGCTAAGTACTACATTAATAATTATGGTGGCGGCTTTGGAAGAGATGCCAAAAAGTCAAGAACCTATGTCCAACAACCTAATGGCAGAATTGACAAAGCCCGATCTTTCTTAGGAATTAAAAGATACCCAAGAGTGGAAAACGGAGCAACCTTGTTTGTAGATATAACCGACCGAAAACGTTTTGAAGCAGAACGAAAAGAACGCCGCAAAAACCGGAATTGGAACGATGCCTTTGATAGTCTGAGTTCTAAGATTGCTACAATTCTCACAGTATTGGTCTTGGTTAGACAAGCTCTTTAA
- a CDS encoding DUF2177 family protein — translation MNTKFLLAVVSVLVFVFIVDSVFYGFLMKDFFANVPCQNPEPDMIYLIIGLIIYSFAFTYLFSKSGFGGSKIESGAMFGAVVGLMSGIGLNLIWLATTEGFTITMALVDGVYRVVVLAAAGIVASYVLNR, via the coding sequence ATGAACACAAAATTTCTTTTGGCAGTTGTATCAGTTTTGGTTTTCGTATTTATTGTAGATTCCGTATTCTACGGGTTTTTAATGAAAGACTTCTTCGCAAACGTACCGTGTCAGAATCCTGAGCCCGACATGATTTATTTAATTATCGGGCTTATAATTTACTCATTTGCGTTCACTTACCTTTTTTCAAAATCTGGTTTTGGTGGAAGCAAGATAGAAAGCGGTGCTATGTTTGGCGCAGTAGTTGGTTTAATGTCAGGTATTGGGTTAAATTTAATTTGGTTAGCTACAACCGAAGGATTTACCATCACTATGGCCCTTGTTGACGGAGTTTACAGGGTGGTAGTTTTAGCTGCTGCCGGAATAGTTGCATCTTATGTGCTTAACCGTTAA
- a CDS encoding PDZ domain-containing protein, with protein MNSPMQGYYRFPSVYQDHLVFVSEDDLWLTSIKGGAAHRLTANLGIISQPCFSPDGQYIAFVGSDEGPQEIYVMPSTGGTAKRLTFLGSGIIMAGWNQDKIVFATNYGQPHGHAPALYEVDIHGNLPVRLNKYGPARSISFNHTGGVVLGRHTRDSSYWKRYRGGTAGVLWIDKDGKGEFTKLQPVTANYNCPMFINDRVYFIADNSGVGNICSCKPDGSDFVQHTQHKGFYARNAQTDGNHIVYHAGGDIYLFSLSTNSAKKLSINYLSPRVQRNRKFANAAQFADNYALNPAGSHLCINTRGKIFAFGNWEGSVSQFGDRSGMTRYKHSQWLSDGKRIVAATDQSGQYRLCVFSVETNEQTKHFEHLDIGIPYSIKVSCCKDEAVITNHRQELIWVNLETGDHIIIDRAETGTPFGLPFSWSPDGNWIAYAFPINHQTTAIKLFSFETGQSHQVTRPVLYDFEPVFHPSGKYLLFLSARIFNPVYDNLHFDLNFPKGILPYLITLRKDVPSPFVPVPKSVDEDEEAHIHHHHTDLEQTEKTEKPKEKKPEKIIIDLEGIEDRIVAVPIAEGNYVQMDVCKNKIFYTSYQVEGARYAEPTAKAKLMSYNIDKLEETVFAAGINSFTLSSDGKALAYWSNNQLRVVSTDIETCTSKDSDGFTRKSGWVDFSRIKLSIEPGAEWKQMFAEAWRLQKEFFWSPEMSNIQWQKVFDLYAPLVDRTNTRSEISDLIWEIHGELGTSHAYEVGGDYRPHPPYYVGFLGADLSYDHRHQAYRFERILSADTWHLHSPPPLKRPGVNISEGMLLLAINGQQLSENDPPQKLLVNYIASEVQLTVSNHDGSNRRNVNVKTIGNEAMLRYREWVENNRKYVHEATGGKVGYVHIPDMGPNGYGEFHRYYLSEYDRGGLIVDVRFNGGGHVSQLILEKLSRKRLGFDLTRWVGHEPYPSASPAGPIVAITNEQAGSDGDIFSHSFKMLQLGKLIGMRTWGGVIGIWPRNGLVDGSYTTQPEFSFWFKDVGWKVENYGAEPDIEIDIAPQDYAQGIDPQLDRAIAEIIQELKTNPPLQPDFSNKPDLSLPW; from the coding sequence ATGAACTCCCCAATGCAAGGATATTACAGATTTCCCTCTGTTTATCAGGACCATCTGGTTTTTGTTTCAGAAGATGATCTATGGTTAACCTCGATTAAAGGCGGAGCCGCTCACCGGCTTACTGCAAATTTAGGAATAATCTCTCAACCCTGTTTTTCACCGGACGGTCAATATATTGCATTTGTTGGCTCTGACGAAGGTCCGCAGGAAATATATGTAATGCCTTCTACCGGAGGTACCGCCAAAAGATTAACTTTTTTGGGGAGCGGCATCATTATGGCAGGTTGGAACCAAGATAAAATAGTATTTGCAACCAATTACGGTCAACCACACGGTCATGCACCTGCTTTATATGAAGTAGATATCCATGGAAATCTTCCGGTAAGACTGAATAAGTACGGTCCTGCCCGGAGCATTAGTTTTAACCATACAGGAGGGGTTGTTTTGGGGCGACATACCCGCGACTCTTCCTATTGGAAACGTTACAGGGGCGGAACAGCAGGAGTTTTATGGATTGATAAAGATGGTAAAGGTGAATTTACCAAACTTCAACCCGTAACTGCCAATTACAATTGCCCGATGTTTATCAATGATAGGGTCTATTTTATCGCTGACAATAGTGGCGTAGGAAATATCTGTTCTTGTAAGCCTGATGGTTCCGATTTTGTTCAACATACTCAACATAAAGGATTTTATGCAAGAAACGCACAAACAGACGGCAACCATATAGTTTACCATGCCGGAGGAGATATCTATCTTTTTTCACTCAGTACAAATTCTGCAAAAAAACTATCTATTAATTATCTTTCTCCTCGCGTACAACGCAACCGGAAGTTTGCCAATGCTGCCCAATTTGCCGATAATTATGCACTAAATCCGGCAGGCAGCCACCTTTGTATCAATACAAGAGGAAAAATATTTGCTTTTGGTAATTGGGAAGGGTCCGTTTCCCAGTTTGGTGACAGAAGTGGAATGACACGTTATAAACACAGCCAATGGCTGTCAGATGGTAAACGAATTGTTGCTGCTACCGACCAAAGCGGACAATATCGTCTCTGTGTATTTTCTGTAGAAACTAACGAACAGACCAAACACTTTGAGCATCTCGACATTGGCATCCCTTATTCCATTAAAGTTTCTTGCTGTAAAGATGAAGCCGTTATTACCAATCACCGTCAGGAACTCATTTGGGTAAATCTGGAAACCGGCGACCACATCATTATAGACCGCGCAGAAACCGGAACTCCTTTTGGGCTTCCATTCAGTTGGTCGCCCGATGGCAATTGGATTGCATACGCTTTTCCAATTAACCATCAAACTACAGCCATCAAACTCTTTAGTTTCGAAACCGGGCAATCCCATCAAGTTACCCGACCGGTTTTGTACGATTTTGAGCCCGTTTTTCACCCAAGCGGTAAATATCTGCTGTTTCTTTCAGCCAGAATTTTTAACCCTGTTTATGATAATCTGCATTTCGATTTAAATTTTCCTAAAGGTATTCTTCCCTATTTGATTACCCTTCGCAAAGATGTTCCTTCTCCGTTTGTGCCGGTTCCGAAAAGCGTTGACGAAGACGAAGAAGCCCATATACACCATCACCACACTGACCTTGAACAAACAGAAAAAACTGAAAAGCCAAAAGAAAAAAAACCGGAGAAAATCATCATAGACCTTGAAGGAATAGAAGACCGTATTGTTGCTGTTCCAATTGCAGAGGGCAATTATGTGCAGATGGATGTTTGTAAAAACAAAATTTTTTATACTTCCTATCAGGTTGAAGGTGCACGTTATGCAGAACCGACTGCAAAAGCTAAATTAATGTCCTATAACATTGATAAACTGGAAGAAACTGTTTTTGCTGCCGGCATAAACTCTTTTACACTTTCATCCGACGGAAAAGCCTTAGCTTATTGGTCAAACAACCAATTGAGAGTGGTTAGTACCGATATTGAAACCTGTACTTCAAAAGACAGCGATGGATTTACCCGAAAAAGTGGTTGGGTAGATTTTTCGCGAATTAAATTGTCAATTGAGCCGGGTGCAGAATGGAAACAAATGTTCGCTGAAGCATGGCGACTGCAAAAAGAGTTTTTCTGGTCGCCGGAAATGAGCAATATTCAATGGCAGAAAGTGTTCGACCTGTATGCCCCATTAGTAGATCGGACAAACACACGAAGCGAAATTTCTGACCTTATTTGGGAAATTCACGGTGAACTTGGAACCTCTCATGCCTATGAAGTAGGGGGAGATTACAGACCTCACCCTCCTTATTATGTCGGGTTTTTAGGTGCTGATTTAAGCTATGACCATAGACACCAAGCCTATCGTTTTGAGCGGATTTTAAGCGCTGATACCTGGCATCTGCATAGCCCTCCACCACTCAAACGCCCGGGTGTCAATATTTCTGAAGGGATGTTATTGCTCGCAATTAATGGGCAACAATTGAGCGAAAACGACCCTCCACAAAAACTTTTGGTAAACTATATAGCAAGTGAAGTGCAGCTTACAGTTTCAAACCATGATGGCAGCAATCGAAGAAATGTTAATGTTAAAACCATCGGCAATGAAGCCATGCTTCGCTATCGCGAATGGGTTGAAAACAACCGGAAATATGTTCACGAAGCAACCGGAGGCAAAGTTGGTTATGTACATATACCTGATATGGGACCTAATGGTTATGGTGAATTTCACCGTTATTATTTGTCCGAATACGATCGGGGTGGGTTAATTGTTGATGTCAGATTTAACGGAGGAGGGCATGTTTCTCAATTAATACTCGAAAAACTTTCCAGAAAACGCCTTGGTTTTGACCTGACCCGTTGGGTAGGACATGAACCTTATCCTTCTGCATCTCCGGCCGGCCCAATTGTTGCCATTACCAACGAACAAGCCGGGTCAGATGGGGATATCTTCAGCCATTCTTTTAAAATGCTTCAACTTGGCAAACTTATCGGAATGAGAACATGGGGAGGAGTTATTGGAATCTGGCCTCGAAACGGATTGGTGGATGGCTCCTATACTACTCAACCTGAGTTTTCTTTCTGGTTCAAAGATGTGGGTTGGAAAGTCGAAAACTATGGAGCAGAACCTGATATTGAAATAGACATTGCCCCCCAAGATTATGCGCAAGGTATTGACCCACAATTGGACAGGGCAATTGCAGAAATTATACAAGAGCTTAAAACAAATCCCCCTCTGCAACCCGATTTCAGCAATAAACCTGATTTGAGTTTGCCTTGGTAA